Proteins from one Impatiens glandulifera chromosome 2, dImpGla2.1, whole genome shotgun sequence genomic window:
- the LOC124924119 gene encoding receptor-like protein kinase FERONIA isoform X2, protein MFLMHKLSTIFAFMCFIYYYLVWLWLVNGETPNPFHPTEVIAINCGSYGNSTNSDGRQWIGDARTKFFVANKQNGKTQSLKAVEKDLYVDSVPYSTARVSHSQFTYTFNVVSGPTFVRLHFYPTSYAGFTRSNAFFTVTAGPYTLLSNFSTSLSADAFGLKSIVKEFSLHVEENKPLSLTFSPSRTYHLDEVYAFVNGIEVVSMPITLYYTLQGDSGTSAVGQNYQLLIGNNIALETVHRLNIGGISILSAQDTGMFREWSSDSDYLVEPGSNVSPLTTSMKINYRKIPTYVAPQKVYQTSWELMDSSKMTKSGFNFSWKLPVDLGFRYLVRFHLCELDYQIKETGQREFSIFINNQMAESNGDLIKWAGGHGVAMHVDYIVMMEGDRMEGKHDLLIAFYSNLTREFQLADVPMDSILKGLEVFKLSNPDKNLAGVNPTDKPLMQIQATKTTKPQRFASALHGRNTIFTIVVLLLIIPNIIVHNLRVSREKVQHKVFFSYPPEELCRRFSLAKLKSATKNFDDGLVIGSGGFGKVYKGNIEGMTKTVAIKRLSADSKQGAEEFWTEIGILSKFQHDHILSLIGYCHERKEMILVYEYMEHGTLADHLYKSNNDGKGRLGPLTWQSRLRMCLGAAQGLNYLHSGSESNIIHRDVKSTNILLDENWVAKISDFGLCKKVRLSKSLTHVNTLVKGTFGYLDPEYFLNGSLTMKTDVYAFGVVLWEVLCGRPALDTRAEEEQRSLALWAQSCFKDETVDQMIDPSLRGQIPVASVKLFSTIAMECLHNHLKNRPSMSDVVSRLQSIFDSLSEEKDSSVEEMNNLDKFKVQLEQHENEEIDPPIVPVEFFKSQSDKNEFQNFIPEELFEKFFETKNDDMLTGSSDDLEQVSGSTSNSVVSPLTSGYMEGRSKVYSLHDLNLATQNFSQFNKLGEGGFGPVFKGWINEKTLEPCGLGEGIPVAIKKHNWHGVQGLEEWQAEVNLLGSLSHPNLIKLYGYCSEDRALLLVYEYAEKGNLEHVLFSKNTATVPLSWDMRLKIAIGSARALAFLHTSSVSIIVRDLKPSNILLDKDYNAKLTDFGFAKMGPSGDSTHVSTRVMGTQGYAAPEYVATGHLYQKSDVYGFGIVLLEILTGFRALDNRRPQGKKNLVEWARPYLDKKTKIKYVMDSRIEGQYSSKGAMKVSSIALQCLEAEPRRRPSMKEVVEALEQIAAKEAKKRILMIASEPSSSSPDLVNTDSSVDRGRGHEAASKSSFFRRVFSKSLK, encoded by the exons ATGTTTCTTATGCATAAGCTCTCTACCATATTTGCATTCATGTGTTTCATCTACTATTATCTTGTTTGGCTTTGGCTGGTTAATGGTGAAACTCCTAATCCATTCCACCCCACAGAGGTTATTGCTATTAATTGTGGCTCCTATGGCAATTCAACTAATTCAGATGGAAGGCAATGGATTGGAGATGCCCGTACTAAATTCTTTGTTGCCAATAAACAAAATGGTAAAACTCAAAGCTTAAAAGCAGTTGAGAAGGATCTCTATGTTGATAGCGTTCCCTATTCGACAGCTCGTGTCTCCCATTCACAGTTCACCTATACATTCAACGTCGTTTCAGGCCCAACATTCGTACGCTTGCACTTCTATCCTACTTCATATGCAGGTTTCACAAGGTCAAACGCCTTCTTTACTGTTACAGCTGGCCCTTACACCCTCCTTAGTAACTTCAGTACTTCCTTGTCAGCTGATGCTTTTGGGTTAAAATCTATTGTCAAAGAGTTCTCCTTGCATGTAGAAGAAAATAAACCATTGAGCTTAACATTCTCGCCATCCAGAACATATCATCTCGATGAGGTTTATGCATTTGTTAATGGAATTGAAGTGGTCTCCATGCCCATTACACTTTACTATACTCTACAAGGCGATTCAGGGACATCTGCTGTTGGACAGAATTACCAGCTTCTAATTGGTAATAACATTGCACTAGAGACTGTACACAGGTTGAATATTGGTGGAATCTCGATTTTGTCTGCACAAGATACAGGAATGTTTCGCGAGTGGTCTAGTGACTCCGACTATTTGGTAGAACCAGGATCAAACGTTTCTCCTTTAACAACATCAATGAAGATAAACTACAGGAAAATTCCCACCTACGTTGCACCACAAAAAGTGTACCAGACATCCTGGGAATTAATGGACTCGAGCAAGATGACAAAGAGTGGCTTCAATTTTTCATGGAAGTTACCTGTTGATTTGGGATTCAGATACTTGGTTAGATTCCATCTTTGTGAGCTGGATTACCAAATAAAGGAGACGGGACAAAGAGAGTTCAGTATATTCATAAATAATCAGATGGCTGAGAGTAATGGGGATCTGATCAAGTGGGCAGGAGGGCATGGTGTTGCAATGCATGTCGATTACATAGTGATGATGGAAGGAGATAGAATGGAGGGTAAGCATGATCTGCTCATAGCTTTCTACTCAAACTTAACTCGTGAATTCCAGTTAGCAGATGTACCTATGGATTCCATCTTAAAAGGATTGGAAGTATTTAAGTTGAGCAATCCTGACAAGAATCTTGCTGGGGTGAACCCAACGGATAAACCATTAATGCAAATTCAGGCTACAAAGACTACAAAACCCCAAAGGTTTGCATCAGCTTTACATGGTAGAAACACTATTTTTACAATTGTAGTTCTTCTACTAATTATTCCGAATATCATTGTTCACAATCTACGTGTTTCGAGAGAAAAGGTACAACACAAAGTTTTCTTTTCATACCCACCTGAAGAACTATGTCGTCGTTTTTCACTGGCTAAACTGAAATCCGCGACTAAAAATTTTGATGATGGATTAGTTATAGGAAGTGGAGGGTTTGGTAAGGTCTACAAAGGCAATATTGAAGGTATGACCAAAACTGTTGCTATAAAGCGGTTGAGTGCCGATTCCAAACAAGGGGCAGAAGAGTTTTGGACAGAGATTGGAATACTTTCCAAATTTCAACATGATCACATTCTCTCTTTAATTGGCTATTGTCATGAAAGAAAGGAAATGATCCTTGTCTATGAATACATGGAACATGGGACCCTTGCTGATCATCTGTATAAAAGCAACAATGATGGTAAAGGTAGACTTGGACCTTTGACTTGGCAAAGCAGGCTAAGAATGTGCCTAGGTGCTGCCCAAGGTTTGAATTACCTTCACAGTGGTAGTGAATCCAATATCATTCATCGGGACGTGAAGAGCACAAATATTTTACTGGATGAGAACTGGGTAGCCAAGATTTCAGATTTTGGATTGTGCAAAAAGGTGAGGTTGAGTAAATCACTCACCCATGTAAACACGTTAGTAAAAGGAACATTTGGATATCTAGACCCTGAGTATTTCTTAAATGGATCATTAACCATGAAAACTGATGTTTATGCTTTCGGTGTGGTTCTGTGGGAGGTTCTCTGTGGAAGACCGGCTTTAGACACAAGAGCTGAGGAGGAGCAACGAAGTCTTGCCTTATGGGCCCAAAGTTGCTTCAAAGATGAAACGGTTGACCAAATGATTGACCCTTCTTTGAGAGGCCAAATACCAGTTGCATCCGTCAAATTGTTTTCAACAATTGCCATGGAATGTTTACATAACCATCTTAAAAACCGACCTTCTATGTCTGATGTTGTGAGCAGGCTTCAGTCTATATTTGACTCTTTGAGTGAGGAAAAAGATTCTTCCGTAGAGGAAATGAATAACTTGGATAAATTCAAGGTCCAGCTAGAACAACATGAGAATGAAGAAATTGATCCTCCTATTGTACCGGTAGAATTTTTTAAGAGTCAGTCAGACaagaatgaatttcaaaattttataccggaagaattatttgaaaaatttttTGAAACAAAGAATGATGATATGCTCACAGGGTCAAGCGATGATCTTGAACAAG TTTCAGGATCAACTAGTAATAGTGTTGTATCTCCCCTTACGAGTGGCTACATGGAAGGGCGATCAAAAGTCTATAGCTTGCATGATCTTAACCTTGCTACACAAAACTTCAGCCAGTTCAACAAGTTGGGCGAAGGAGGTTTTGGGCCAGTCTTTAAAGGTTGGATTAACGAAAAGACACTTGAACCATGTGGGCTTGGTGAAGGGATTCCTGTAGCCATCAAGAAACATAATTGGCACGGTGTCCAGGGGCTTGAGGAGTGGCAG GCAGAAGTAAACCTTTTGGGAAGCTTATCACATCCTAACTTGATTAAGTTGTATGGGTACTGTTCGGAGGACAGGGCTCTGTTACTTGTATATGAATATGCGGAGAAGGGAAATTTGGAGCATGTTCTTTTCAGCa AAAATACAGCTACTGTACCACTTTCTTGGGATATGCGGCTCAAGATAGCTATTGGTTCTGCCCGGGCACTTGCTTTCTTGCACACTTCAAGTGTGTCAATAATAGTCAGGGACCTCAAACCATCCAATATACTTCTTGACAAG GACTACAATGCAAAACTGACAGATTTTGGGTTTGCAAAGATGGGGCCATCTGGTGACTCTACCCATGTCTCAACAAGAGTAATGGGAACTCAGGGTTATGCAGCGCCAGAATATGTGGCAACGG GCCATCTATATCAGAAAAGCGATGTATATGGTTTTGGTATCGTGCTCCTGGAGATCTTGACTGGCTTTCGTGCTTTAGATAACCGTCGGCCCCAAGGAAAGAAGAATTTGGTTGAGTGGGCAAGGCCCTATCTTGACAAGAAAACGAAGATTAAATATGTTATGGATTCCCGCATTGAGGGTCAGTATTCATCCAAGGGAGCAATGAAGGTGTCTAGCATTGCCCTACAATGTTTGGAAGCTGAACCTAGGAGAAGGCCCTCAATGAAAGAAGTTGTGGAGGCTTTGGAACAAATAGCAGCAAAGGAAGCAAAGAAAAGGATATTGATGATAGCCTCagaaccttcttcttcttccccagACCTTGTTAATACCGATAGTTCTGTAGACAGAGGACGAGGACATGAAGCAGCATCCAAATCAAGTTTCTTTCGCAGAGTATTCTCAAAATCACTCAAATAA
- the LOC124924119 gene encoding receptor-like protein kinase FERONIA isoform X3, which translates to MFLMHKLSTIFAFMCFIYYYLVWLWLVNGETPNPFHPTEVIAINCGSYGNSTNSDGRQWIGDARTKFFVANKQNGKTQSLKAVEKDLYVDSVPYSTARVSHSQFTYTFNVVSGPTFVRLHFYPTSYAGFTRSNAFFTVTAGPYTLLSNFSTSLSADAFGLKSIVKEFSLHVEENKPLSLTFSPSRTYHLDEVYAFVNGIEVVSMPITLYYTLQGDSGTSAVGQNYQLLIGNNIALETVHRLNIGGISILSAQDTGMFREWSSDSDYLVEPGSNVSPLTTSMKINYRKIPTYVAPQKVYQTSWELMDSSKMTKSGFNFSWKLPVDLGFRYLVRFHLCELDYQIKETGQREFSIFINNQMAESNGDLIKWAGGHGVAMHVDYIVMMEGDRMEGKHDLLIAFYSNLTREFQLADVPMDSILKGLEVFKLSNPDKNLAGVNPTDKPLMQIQATKTTKPQRFASALHGRNTIFTIVVLLLIIPNIIVHNLRVSREKVQHKVFFSYPPEELCRRFSLAKLKSATKNFDDGLVIGSGGFGKVYKGNIEGMTKTVAIKRLSADSKQGAEEFWTEIGILSKFQHDHILSLIGYCHERKEMILVYEYMEHGTLADHLYKSNNDGKGRLGPLTWQSRLRMCLGAAQGLNYLHSGSESNIIHRDVKSTNILLDENWVAKISDFGLCKKVRLSKSLTHVNTLVKGTFGYLDPEYFLNGSLTMKTDVYAFGVVLWEVLCGRPALDTRAEEEQRSLALWAQSCFKDETVDQMIDPSLRGQIPVASVKLFSTIAMECLHNHLKNRPSMSDVVSRLQSIFDSLSEEKDSSVEEMNNLDKFKVQLEQHENEEIDPPIVPVEFFKSQSDKNEFQNFIPEELFEKFFETKNDDMLTGSSDDLEQGSTSNSVVSPLTSGYMEGRSKVYSLHDLNLATQNFSQFNKLGEGGFGPVFKGWINEKTLEPCGLGEGIPVAIKKHNWHGVQGLEEWQAEVNLLGSLSHPNLIKLYGYCSEDRALLLVYEYAEKGNLEHVLFSKNTATVPLSWDMRLKIAIGSARALAFLHTSSVSIIVRDLKPSNILLDKDYNAKLTDFGFAKMGPSGDSTHVSTRVMGTQGYAAPEYVATGHLYQKSDVYGFGIVLLEILTGFRALDNRRPQGKKNLVEWARPYLDKKTKIKYVMDSRIEGQYSSKGAMKVSSIALQCLEAEPRRRPSMKEVVEALEQIAAKEAKKRILMIASEPSSSSPDLVNTDSSVDRGRGHEAASKSSFFRRVFSKSLK; encoded by the exons ATGTTTCTTATGCATAAGCTCTCTACCATATTTGCATTCATGTGTTTCATCTACTATTATCTTGTTTGGCTTTGGCTGGTTAATGGTGAAACTCCTAATCCATTCCACCCCACAGAGGTTATTGCTATTAATTGTGGCTCCTATGGCAATTCAACTAATTCAGATGGAAGGCAATGGATTGGAGATGCCCGTACTAAATTCTTTGTTGCCAATAAACAAAATGGTAAAACTCAAAGCTTAAAAGCAGTTGAGAAGGATCTCTATGTTGATAGCGTTCCCTATTCGACAGCTCGTGTCTCCCATTCACAGTTCACCTATACATTCAACGTCGTTTCAGGCCCAACATTCGTACGCTTGCACTTCTATCCTACTTCATATGCAGGTTTCACAAGGTCAAACGCCTTCTTTACTGTTACAGCTGGCCCTTACACCCTCCTTAGTAACTTCAGTACTTCCTTGTCAGCTGATGCTTTTGGGTTAAAATCTATTGTCAAAGAGTTCTCCTTGCATGTAGAAGAAAATAAACCATTGAGCTTAACATTCTCGCCATCCAGAACATATCATCTCGATGAGGTTTATGCATTTGTTAATGGAATTGAAGTGGTCTCCATGCCCATTACACTTTACTATACTCTACAAGGCGATTCAGGGACATCTGCTGTTGGACAGAATTACCAGCTTCTAATTGGTAATAACATTGCACTAGAGACTGTACACAGGTTGAATATTGGTGGAATCTCGATTTTGTCTGCACAAGATACAGGAATGTTTCGCGAGTGGTCTAGTGACTCCGACTATTTGGTAGAACCAGGATCAAACGTTTCTCCTTTAACAACATCAATGAAGATAAACTACAGGAAAATTCCCACCTACGTTGCACCACAAAAAGTGTACCAGACATCCTGGGAATTAATGGACTCGAGCAAGATGACAAAGAGTGGCTTCAATTTTTCATGGAAGTTACCTGTTGATTTGGGATTCAGATACTTGGTTAGATTCCATCTTTGTGAGCTGGATTACCAAATAAAGGAGACGGGACAAAGAGAGTTCAGTATATTCATAAATAATCAGATGGCTGAGAGTAATGGGGATCTGATCAAGTGGGCAGGAGGGCATGGTGTTGCAATGCATGTCGATTACATAGTGATGATGGAAGGAGATAGAATGGAGGGTAAGCATGATCTGCTCATAGCTTTCTACTCAAACTTAACTCGTGAATTCCAGTTAGCAGATGTACCTATGGATTCCATCTTAAAAGGATTGGAAGTATTTAAGTTGAGCAATCCTGACAAGAATCTTGCTGGGGTGAACCCAACGGATAAACCATTAATGCAAATTCAGGCTACAAAGACTACAAAACCCCAAAGGTTTGCATCAGCTTTACATGGTAGAAACACTATTTTTACAATTGTAGTTCTTCTACTAATTATTCCGAATATCATTGTTCACAATCTACGTGTTTCGAGAGAAAAGGTACAACACAAAGTTTTCTTTTCATACCCACCTGAAGAACTATGTCGTCGTTTTTCACTGGCTAAACTGAAATCCGCGACTAAAAATTTTGATGATGGATTAGTTATAGGAAGTGGAGGGTTTGGTAAGGTCTACAAAGGCAATATTGAAGGTATGACCAAAACTGTTGCTATAAAGCGGTTGAGTGCCGATTCCAAACAAGGGGCAGAAGAGTTTTGGACAGAGATTGGAATACTTTCCAAATTTCAACATGATCACATTCTCTCTTTAATTGGCTATTGTCATGAAAGAAAGGAAATGATCCTTGTCTATGAATACATGGAACATGGGACCCTTGCTGATCATCTGTATAAAAGCAACAATGATGGTAAAGGTAGACTTGGACCTTTGACTTGGCAAAGCAGGCTAAGAATGTGCCTAGGTGCTGCCCAAGGTTTGAATTACCTTCACAGTGGTAGTGAATCCAATATCATTCATCGGGACGTGAAGAGCACAAATATTTTACTGGATGAGAACTGGGTAGCCAAGATTTCAGATTTTGGATTGTGCAAAAAGGTGAGGTTGAGTAAATCACTCACCCATGTAAACACGTTAGTAAAAGGAACATTTGGATATCTAGACCCTGAGTATTTCTTAAATGGATCATTAACCATGAAAACTGATGTTTATGCTTTCGGTGTGGTTCTGTGGGAGGTTCTCTGTGGAAGACCGGCTTTAGACACAAGAGCTGAGGAGGAGCAACGAAGTCTTGCCTTATGGGCCCAAAGTTGCTTCAAAGATGAAACGGTTGACCAAATGATTGACCCTTCTTTGAGAGGCCAAATACCAGTTGCATCCGTCAAATTGTTTTCAACAATTGCCATGGAATGTTTACATAACCATCTTAAAAACCGACCTTCTATGTCTGATGTTGTGAGCAGGCTTCAGTCTATATTTGACTCTTTGAGTGAGGAAAAAGATTCTTCCGTAGAGGAAATGAATAACTTGGATAAATTCAAGGTCCAGCTAGAACAACATGAGAATGAAGAAATTGATCCTCCTATTGTACCGGTAGAATTTTTTAAGAGTCAGTCAGACaagaatgaatttcaaaattttataccggaagaattatttgaaaaatttttTGAAACAAAGAATGATGATATGCTCACAGGGTCAAGCGATGATCTTGAACAAG GATCAACTAGTAATAGTGTTGTATCTCCCCTTACGAGTGGCTACATGGAAGGGCGATCAAAAGTCTATAGCTTGCATGATCTTAACCTTGCTACACAAAACTTCAGCCAGTTCAACAAGTTGGGCGAAGGAGGTTTTGGGCCAGTCTTTAAAGGTTGGATTAACGAAAAGACACTTGAACCATGTGGGCTTGGTGAAGGGATTCCTGTAGCCATCAAGAAACATAATTGGCACGGTGTCCAGGGGCTTGAGGAGTGGCAG GCAGAAGTAAACCTTTTGGGAAGCTTATCACATCCTAACTTGATTAAGTTGTATGGGTACTGTTCGGAGGACAGGGCTCTGTTACTTGTATATGAATATGCGGAGAAGGGAAATTTGGAGCATGTTCTTTTCAGCa AAAATACAGCTACTGTACCACTTTCTTGGGATATGCGGCTCAAGATAGCTATTGGTTCTGCCCGGGCACTTGCTTTCTTGCACACTTCAAGTGTGTCAATAATAGTCAGGGACCTCAAACCATCCAATATACTTCTTGACAAG GACTACAATGCAAAACTGACAGATTTTGGGTTTGCAAAGATGGGGCCATCTGGTGACTCTACCCATGTCTCAACAAGAGTAATGGGAACTCAGGGTTATGCAGCGCCAGAATATGTGGCAACGG GCCATCTATATCAGAAAAGCGATGTATATGGTTTTGGTATCGTGCTCCTGGAGATCTTGACTGGCTTTCGTGCTTTAGATAACCGTCGGCCCCAAGGAAAGAAGAATTTGGTTGAGTGGGCAAGGCCCTATCTTGACAAGAAAACGAAGATTAAATATGTTATGGATTCCCGCATTGAGGGTCAGTATTCATCCAAGGGAGCAATGAAGGTGTCTAGCATTGCCCTACAATGTTTGGAAGCTGAACCTAGGAGAAGGCCCTCAATGAAAGAAGTTGTGGAGGCTTTGGAACAAATAGCAGCAAAGGAAGCAAAGAAAAGGATATTGATGATAGCCTCagaaccttcttcttcttccccagACCTTGTTAATACCGATAGTTCTGTAGACAGAGGACGAGGACATGAAGCAGCATCCAAATCAAGTTTCTTTCGCAGAGTATTCTCAAAATCACTCAAATAA